CCAGGGTTTCCAGCAAGCGTGCGTGATAGATGGGCTTGCGGAACAGATCGAGCACCTGCAGGCGCAACAGGTCGCTGACGTCGTCCATGTCGGCGTGCCCGGACATCACGATCACCGGCAGGTGCTGGCGGGCGGTGTGGTCGCGCAGGCGCTGGATCAGGCCGATGCCGCTTTCCTCCGGCATGCGCAGGTCGGTGATGACCAGCGCCACGTCCGGGTGCCGGGTCAACTGTTGCAGGGCTGCCCGCACGGAGCTGGCGGTGTGGCAGGCAAAGCCTTCGTTTTCCAGCAGCTCGGCCAGCTCCAGCAGGGCGTGCTCGTCGTCGTCCACCAAGAGAATCTGCTGACGCAATGCAGAGGTCGGCATGCTCGGCTCCCGGGCTGTCGGTCAGACGTCCTGGCCTGCGATCACTGGGTGATGGCGGTCTTGATGCTGGTCATGATGGCACTGACTTCGGTGCCGATGGGGGTGACGAAGCCCGCCAGTACCACCGCGACCATGGCGGCGATCACCGCGTACTCGATACCGGAGGCGCCATCCTTGCGCTGGAGGAAGTGCTTGCAGTGAAGGAGGATCAGTTGCAGCAGCATGGCATGTCTCCTTGCGCTCATGTGGCGCGGGTCGCGGGGCTTGAAAGTGACACCCCTTTGCCATCACAGGATCGTCAAGCCATGGCCGGCTGCAAATGTAACAAGGCATTAATCCAAAAGTATTGGTCACAATCGGCGAGGCTAAGTTACTGTTTTGCCTGTGCGTCAATTTCATGGCTCGAAAAACGCTAACCAGTTAATGGCGAATCGGCAGGGCTCGGCTACCGTGCAATAGCGAAATAGTTACTTTTTGCCAGCATCGATCACGGGCACAGGGAGGGCGGGAATGAGCAGTCGCTTGACCATGATCCTGGCTGGCCTGTTTCTCCTCGCGGCGTTGCTGGCGGGCTACTGGGGGCTGCGCCTGAGCCGTCCGCCCGAGCCGCCGGCACCGCTGGTGCCTGCCGCCGACGCCTTGCCGGCGCCAACTCCCGTCGCCGTACCCGCGCAACCGCCTGAGCCGCCACGCTCACCCATCGTGGTGCTGCGCAAGGCAGTGCCGGCCAACGTGCCGCTGACCGAGGACGACGTGCTGGTCGAACGCTTGCAGGTCGTGCCTGCAGGCGCGTTCCAGCAGCTCGACCAAGTGCTCGGGCGCAGCAGTTCGCGGCCGTTGGCGGCCGGCAGTTGGCTCGATGATTCGAGCTTCCAGGCCGGTGGCCCGTTGGCGCGGATGATCCGCGCCAACGAACGTGCCGTCGCCGTGGCGGTGGACGATGTGATTGGCGCCGCCGGGCAGTTGCGGCCTGGGGATTTCGTCGATGTGCTGTTGTTCCTGCGCGAGGAGAACAACAACCCGCAGTCTTCGGCCCAGGTGGTGCTGCCGGCCCTGCGCGTGCTCAGTGTCGACCATCAGACGGGCCTGGCCAACGATGGCCGCCCGGCACAGACCGCCGAAGAACAAAAGGCCCGCCGCGACCAGCAGGCCCTGAACAGCAACGCTACCCGCACCG
This genomic stretch from Pseudomonas entomophila L48 harbors:
- a CDS encoding response regulator, with protein sequence MPTSALRQQILLVDDDEHALLELAELLENEGFACHTASSVRAALQQLTRHPDVALVITDLRMPEESGIGLIQRLRDHTARQHLPVIVMSGHADMDDVSDLLRLQVLDLFRKPIYHARLLETLENLFPKPLLQAVN
- a CDS encoding Flp family type IVb pilin, with the protein product MLLQLILLHCKHFLQRKDGASGIEYAVIAAMVAVVLAGFVTPIGTEVSAIMTSIKTAITQ
- the cpaB gene encoding Flp pilus assembly protein CpaB; this encodes MSSRLTMILAGLFLLAALLAGYWGLRLSRPPEPPAPLVPAADALPAPTPVAVPAQPPEPPRSPIVVLRKAVPANVPLTEDDVLVERLQVVPAGAFQQLDQVLGRSSSRPLAAGSWLDDSSFQAGGPLARMIRANERAVAVAVDDVIGAAGQLRPGDFVDVLLFLREENNNPQSSAQVVLPALRVLSVDHQTGLANDGRPAQTAEEQKARRDQQALNSNATRTVGLAVPEALASRLMLAAQAGTLRLAVRSADEQLLARYWSGEDASPQLAAANRDLYRFSQLSQVPLANPAAAAGGAPGMQIIRGAQAANDLNKTP